Genomic DNA from Methanofastidiosum sp.:
TCAGAATATATATTATTCCTTAAGTGTTCAAATGCTCAACAGACAAGGATCCGTTTCTACTATTGATATTGAGAAAAGTAACAGTTGGTATAGTTCGAATCCATCGGCAAGCAATCCCGGGATTTTAAGAGATGGAGCATTTCTAAATGAAGAAATAGGGTGGATCTTAAATAATAAGGACGATGGTAAATTAGTACTTGAAAAATATGCTGATAATAAATCACAGGAAATATTTCAATTCCAGTTCAACGATGGCAGAATAAGATTTTACGATAATTTATTTGGCTACATTTTTTTGCCTTATAGGTACTTTAGTTCATACTACGTATCTCCAGGTAATGTATACATGGCAACAACTTCAGATGGTGGATTGAGTTGGACCGAACCAAGGTTGATTGGAGTTGATATTAATATTTGGGACATTCAAATGCTTTCAAAAAACACCTTGATAATAAAACAAAAGTACGATGGCAATGATTTCCTTTTTACAAAGGATGGAGGGTTAACCTGGTCTAAAGTAATTATTCCTAGCGGATACACACTTGAGCAGATCATATCTTGCGATCTTGCTATAATAAAAAAGGATGGCTATTTTAGCATTTATGATGCAAAAAGTAGCATAATTCTAAGTAATATAACTTCCCCCATAGTGAACCTAATTTGGACTGCAAAGGTTTGTTTTATCTCAGCAGATACAGGAATTATTTATACTGAGTCAGAAATGTATATCACTTATGATAAAGGACAAAATTGGAAAAAACTGATAAAATTTGATTAATTATGAGTATCATTTACTAATTTAGAAAGTTAAAATAACGTGTGCTAACAAGGGTTTGGTACAATGCAGGCTATCAGCGGATTATGCAACTTTTCCGTTTCAATTCAGCTTCACACTTTTGGACGATGACAATGTTTCAATCGCCTGCACTCTACCAACCCCCAGCCGTTAACGGCAATTATTTAATTTTACACTTAATATGAGAAATTTTCTATTTTTAATTCTGTCAATTAGTTTAGTGAAAATATCGTTTGGACAGGATAAACCTGAGCTTATACCAGATAAGATAGAGATAGAATATGGACAATGCGATAGTAATTCTGTTTATATTTTAGA
This window encodes:
- a CDS encoding exo-alpha-sialidase translates to MLGCSKNDTVPSVSPNINQIYFAGGINTAYLFKENEIVVIADNYLFYTNNLFQKLDRYPVGHINETLTPTITEQYIIFQNIYYSLSVQMLNRQGSVSTIDIEKSNSWYSSNPSASNPGILRDGAFLNEEIGWILNNKDDGKLVLEKYADNKSQEIFQFQFNDGRIRFYDNLFGYIFLPYRYFSSYYVSPGNVYMATTSDGGLSWTEPRLIGVDINIWDIQMLSKNTLIIKQKYDGNDFLFTKDGGLTWSKVIIPSGYTLEQIISCDLAIIKKDGYFSIYDAKSSIILSNITSPIVNLIWTAKVCFISADTGIIYTESEMYITYDKGQNWKKLIKFD